Proteins co-encoded in one Fusarium musae strain F31 chromosome 3, whole genome shotgun sequence genomic window:
- a CDS encoding hypothetical protein (EggNog:ENOG41), with protein sequence MKLPDLHKESAIHYHNKCISHLMGVSADPINSCSDDALAAITILRYHEQVDTHFTGTDNETFSIAVRAVFQAFQNDADGLLHLILQPPRGSDVYATSLSSLRFSACLIALRQEIWSVLMHRRPFRLPILPVENYGIFDDTLAADDYDWTNRVLIWCAHVLKFCYPDDNDDEQQIDNRTQSQQWEAIKDFQRNWDEKRPPHFAPLYYRERNPSEGQYFPEYWITSPCQMLALQHIELARIVLAVHDTKIQLGIGGRAAHKALEELMREATRRVCGLAMSQKWCQEGMVTAAVGLSMCGEYFQDPGEQAAIMELVTLLERDHAWPTSTLLNKLWES encoded by the exons ATGAAGCTCCCGGATCTGCATAAGGAATCGGCTATACACTATCATAACAAGTGCATTTCGCATCTGATGGGGGTGTCCGCAGATCCGATCAATTCATGCAGTGATGATGCTTTAGCGGCCATTACCATACTGAGATATCATGAGCAGGTTGACA CTCACTTTACCGGCACCGATAACGAGACTTTCTCCATTGCTGTCCGTGCCGTATTCCAGGCTTTTCAAAACGACGCAGACGGGCTCCTGCACCTAATTCTTCAACCTCCCCGCGGATCAGATGTCTATGCAACGTCGCTTTCGTCTCTTCGATTCTCAGCTTGTCTTATTGCACTTCGTCAAGAGATCTGGTCGGTTCTCATGCATCGCCGTCCATTCCGACTACCGATCCTCCCTGTCGAGAACTATGGAATTTTTGATGATACCTTGGCCGCTGATGACTATGACTGGACCAACCGAGTTCTCATCTGGTGTGCCCACGTCCTCAAATTCTGCTACCCagacgacaacgacgacgaaCAGCAAATCGATAACCGAACTCAGTCCCAACAATGGGAAGCTATCAAAGACTTCCAGAGAAATTGGGACGAGAAACGACCTCCTCATTTCGCACCACTCTACTACCGCGAACGCAACCCATCAGAAGGTCAATACTTCCCCGAATACTGGATAACCAGTCCATGCCAAATGCTAGCCCTCCAACATATCGAATTAGCACGTATAGTCCTTGCTGTGCACGATACCAAGATCCAACTCGGCATTGGCGGCAGAGCTGCGCACAAAGCACTAGAAGAGCTTATGCGAGAAGCGACTAGACGTGTTTGCGGTTTGGCTATGTCGCAAAAGTGGTGCCAAGAGGGAATGGtgactgctgctgttggatTGTCCATGTGTGGCGAGTATTTCCAAGATCCGGGAGAACAGGCTGCGATTATGGAGTTGGTGACGTTGCTTGAGCGTGATCATGCTTGGCCAACCAGCACTTTGTTGAATAAGCTTTGGGAATCTTGA